The Sorangiineae bacterium MSr11367 genome window below encodes:
- a CDS encoding amidohydrolase family protein, whose amino-acid sequence MRDATTLSRPAFDMPARSCDAHMHVFGPLDRYPCVAHPHYTLPDGALPLYLKRMDRLSIARFVIVQPSFYGTDNRCLLDALRAAGPVARGVVMIDEDTDDATLARFHDAGVRAVRLDLFARSAERNDAIRAYIGRMAKRCAALGWHLQFYAPGWVVRNLIPLLDDVETDFVIDHMGYMIEEDGLTQADFAGLLALLRNGRCWLKLSAPYRIAKHRGYEAVAPMARGIIEAAPDKVIWGSDWPHIPDSTRDTGELLNLLGRWTADPAVRRAVLADNPARLFDYETETNHGRQP is encoded by the coding sequence ATGCGCGACGCCACGACGCTGTCGCGTCCCGCGTTCGACATGCCCGCTCGGTCATGCGACGCTCACATGCACGTATTCGGGCCGCTCGATCGGTACCCGTGCGTCGCACATCCGCATTACACGCTGCCCGACGGCGCACTGCCGCTCTACCTGAAACGGATGGACCGGCTGTCGATCGCACGCTTCGTGATCGTGCAGCCGAGCTTCTACGGCACCGACAACCGCTGTCTGCTCGACGCGTTGCGTGCCGCGGGACCGGTGGCGCGCGGCGTGGTGATGATCGACGAAGACACCGACGACGCGACACTCGCACGCTTTCACGATGCCGGCGTGCGCGCCGTACGGCTCGACCTGTTCGCGCGCTCGGCCGAACGGAACGACGCGATCCGTGCGTACATCGGCCGGATGGCGAAGCGCTGCGCGGCCCTCGGCTGGCATCTGCAGTTCTATGCGCCGGGCTGGGTCGTGCGAAACCTGATTCCGCTCCTCGACGACGTCGAGACCGATTTCGTCATCGACCACATGGGCTATATGATCGAGGAAGACGGCCTCACGCAGGCCGACTTCGCCGGGCTCCTCGCGCTGCTGAGAAACGGCCGCTGTTGGCTGAAACTGAGCGCGCCGTACCGCATCGCGAAGCATCGCGGCTACGAGGCGGTGGCGCCGATGGCGCGCGGCATCATCGAGGCTGCGCCGGACAAGGTGATCTGGGGCTCCGACTGGCCGCATATCCCCGATTCGACGCGCGATACCGGCGAGCTGCTGAATTTGCTCGGTCGATGGACCGCCGATCCGGCCGTGCGCCGCGCGGTTCTCGCGGACAATCCGGCACGCCTTTTCGACTACGAAACCGAGACGAACCACGGTCGACAGCCATGA
- a CDS encoding aldolase/citrate lyase family protein: MNGIGVTERLRSGEPVYALGIRASRSADVVRWAKAAGYHAVWIDMEHGTLSVDTAAQLCACALDIGLSPWVRVPERDYGTINRVLDGGALGIIVPRVETAQQARDAVTATRFPPLGQRSQVATLPHVRFEKLHTRELNQRLNDVTAVQVLIESRAGVDAAAAIAAVPGVDVLGIGCNDLSADLGHPGESTHPEVVDACRRVIAAARHHDKIALVGGMPDGDTLSTLRREGAVRYVFAGIDSDLFLGALRQRIDASRAAQD; encoded by the coding sequence ATGAACGGCATCGGAGTGACGGAGCGACTGCGCAGCGGCGAACCCGTCTATGCGCTCGGCATCCGCGCGTCGCGCTCCGCCGACGTGGTCCGCTGGGCCAAAGCGGCGGGCTATCACGCGGTGTGGATCGACATGGAGCACGGCACGCTGTCCGTCGACACCGCCGCGCAGCTGTGCGCGTGCGCGCTCGACATCGGCCTGTCACCGTGGGTGCGCGTGCCGGAGCGCGACTACGGCACGATCAACCGCGTGCTCGACGGCGGCGCGCTCGGCATCATCGTGCCGCGCGTCGAAACTGCGCAGCAGGCGCGCGACGCGGTCACCGCTACACGCTTTCCGCCGCTCGGCCAGCGTTCGCAGGTCGCGACACTGCCGCACGTACGCTTCGAGAAACTCCACACGCGCGAACTCAACCAGCGCCTGAACGATGTCACCGCCGTGCAGGTGCTGATCGAGAGCCGCGCGGGTGTCGACGCCGCCGCCGCCATCGCTGCCGTGCCCGGCGTCGACGTCCTCGGGATCGGCTGCAACGACCTGAGCGCGGACCTCGGCCACCCTGGCGAATCGACGCACCCCGAGGTGGTGGACGCCTGTCGCCGCGTGATCGCGGCCGCCCGTCATCACGACAAGATCGCGCTCGTCGGCGGGATGCCGGACGGCGACACACTGTCGACCCTCCGCCGCGAAGGCGCGGTGCGCTACGTCTTCGCCGGCATCGATTCCGACCTATTTCTCGGCGCGCTGCGCCAGCGCATCGACGCAAGCCGCGCCGCGCAGGACTAA
- a CDS encoding LysR family transcriptional regulator: MNLRHLEYFTVVAQELHFRRSAERLGITQAPLSLAIQALETELGARLFHRTRRTVVLTEAGHALLDDARGILSRVEMAKEHVWQTVSGQVGRLRVGFTNASSLSPFFPRLIHAYRTQRPSVQIVLRELASSQQMEALDARELDIGLLRVPPEAPAPMRDLVLAPLLEEPLLLALHAGHRLAKKRTVRIADLRNEPFIAYPRQSGVALFSQMLSLCEKRGFTPNVVQEAQQASTLIGLTATGLGVALVPGALRAIAVPGVVLRELSDDDTTTTLYIAHRRGDANSRALQFAELAATLQKR, from the coding sequence ATGAATCTGAGGCACCTGGAGTACTTCACGGTCGTCGCACAGGAGCTGCACTTTCGTCGCAGCGCCGAACGTCTCGGCATCACCCAGGCGCCGCTGAGTCTCGCGATCCAGGCCCTCGAAACCGAGCTGGGTGCGCGGCTCTTTCATCGCACACGCCGCACGGTCGTATTGACCGAGGCAGGGCACGCGCTCCTCGACGACGCGCGGGGCATTCTGTCGCGCGTCGAGATGGCGAAGGAGCACGTGTGGCAGACGGTAAGCGGCCAGGTCGGACGGCTGCGGGTGGGGTTCACCAACGCGTCCTCGCTCTCGCCGTTTTTTCCGCGGCTGATTCACGCATATCGCACGCAGCGCCCCAGCGTGCAGATTGTGCTGCGCGAGCTGGCGTCATCGCAGCAGATGGAGGCGCTCGACGCGCGTGAGCTCGACATCGGCCTGCTGCGCGTACCGCCCGAGGCGCCCGCGCCGATGCGCGACCTGGTGCTCGCGCCGCTGCTCGAAGAGCCGCTGCTGCTCGCGCTGCACGCCGGCCACCGGCTCGCGAAGAAGCGCACGGTCCGCATCGCCGATTTGCGCAACGAGCCATTCATCGCCTATCCGCGCCAGTCCGGGGTGGCGCTGTTCTCGCAGATGCTCTCCCTGTGCGAGAAACGCGGCTTCACCCCGAATGTCGTGCAGGAGGCGCAGCAGGCATCGACCTTGATCGGTCTGACCGCGACGGGGCTCGGCGTTGCGCTGGTGCCGGGAGCGCTGCGTGCGATCGCCGTACCGGGGGTGGTGCTCCGTGAACTGAGCGACGACGACACGAC